The genomic stretch ATAGCACACCGTCGAAATATTCCATGAATCCACCACCTATTTCCTTCTCCATTATTGTATCAAATTTTTTCATCTGTTTACTTATTTTAAAACCGGGTAACATTCATTTAGATGCTAATAAAAGGATTAAACTATTGAAAAGTCAAGGCATCACCTTTACAATAAGATTATTAAAAACTTTCATTTACGAATAAAAGGACGATGAAAGGCATATAGAAGTATTGAATAGGAGGTTAAATCATGGCTAAGTATACTATTGTAGATAAAGACACATGTATTGCCTGCGGAGCTTGTGGCGCAGCCGCACCCGATATTTATGATTATGACGATGAAGGTATCGCTTTTGTAACACTTGATGACAACGAAGGTATCGTTGAGATTCCAGAAGTGCTTCATGAAGATATGATGGATGCGTTTGAGGGTTGTCCTACTGATTCAATCAAAATTGCTGATGAGTCATTTGATGGCGACGCAACAAAATTTGAATAGTTCTTATTAGTAATCCCTGGTTTTTTTAAATCAGGGATTTTTTTATTATTATTTTAAAAGAAATGTGATTGTTGAAATTGACACTTTAGTGCTTTCATGATAAAAAGTAAGGTATTGAGTTTTCTAAAAAATGAGAAGAGATAGACAAAGGGAGTGGAGAAGTTGGCTTACGTTCTAGTAACTGATGGTATTAAGGAAGATGGTTTACAGCCACTGTTAAATGAAAGCACGCTCACATGTGACATTGGATCTTTAAATGATTTCAGTGATCGTCTCGATCAGTATGAAGCTTTGCTTGTAAGAAGCGCTACAAAAGTAACTGCAGAAGTGCTTGATCAAATGCCTGCATTACGTATTGTTGCAAGAGCCGGTGTTGGAGTAGATAACATTGATATTGATGCTGCCACAAAGCGAGGCGTTATTGTCGTCAACGCTCCAGATGGCAACACGATTTCCACGACAGAACATACTTTTGCCATGATGGCTTCTCTAGCCCGAAACATTCCTCAGGGAACATCCTCCTTAAAAAGTGGTAAATGGATGAGAAAACAATATGTCGGAACTGAACTTCATGGAAAAACACTAGGGATTGTTGGTATGGGACGTATTGGTACTGAACTTTCCAGAAGAGCTAGAGCCTTTGGGATGGATGTGGTCGTTTTCGATCCTTTCCTAACGAACGATCGAGCTGAAAAATTAGATGTTCAGTCTGTTGAATTTAATCACTTGCTAGCGACTGCAGATATTATTACCGTTCACACACCGCTAACTGAAAAAACACGCGGTCTTTTAAACGAAGAAACGCTCGCGAAAACAAAAAAAGGCGTTTTCTTAATCAACTGTGCTCGTGGTGGCATAATTGATGAGGAGGCACTTATCC from Bacillus sp. Cs-700 encodes the following:
- a CDS encoding ferredoxin, with product MAKYTIVDKDTCIACGACGAAAPDIYDYDDEGIAFVTLDDNEGIVEIPEVLHEDMMDAFEGCPTDSIKIADESFDGDATKFE